The following proteins are co-located in the Pirellulales bacterium genome:
- a CDS encoding two-component regulator propeller domain-containing protein — translation MQALFTVSQTCRLRTIALFALLITSRAAGAPTDWNVRVWQPNDASPNSKISGVVQTQDGYLWVGTPTGLSRFDGVKFEQCPLTIPSESEKERVAAITKTHAGGLLVASETGRIIEMDFGRPPKILGHLPNFQPEDVVEDGQQAIWVSSRAGQLARILDQKITEFSAQDGVPNGRSTCNLIVDINGSIWFAKGAQIGIFRDGRFNVLAKLPQQAQLTAAHRGGVWITSDFALSHCDENGDLEDHGSFKPKHAIGNSLVMLEDHNGAVWIGTSAYGLFRYDGKTFENVPTSFHRMTSLTEDSDGNLWVGTQGGGLNRVQPRAIMLEGGETGLMSQTVMSLCEDTEGTFWAAMQDGSLKRRTDGQWINASLPNPWSDEAVISVASDRDGKIWVGGQNGRLFNLQHDHWASYSKSDGLAAQTISKMLVTKNGDLWIVAQTPDTLQRVRAGKFQTFTLPALEFHVRALAEDGDGNIWIASERGKLWRITNDNVFDETSRLPKGFVGILCLYANNNGTIWIGTAQSGLFQLQDGNVKRIDTRQGLYSNCIAQIIPDERGWVWFGASNGIFKVRERELADVADGKQTRLRSMHYGLEEGLPTLQTTVARCNAVRGHDGHLWLIMGPALVTISPEKVREQLQPPPVILEKVLVDDNLVASYAGVFPSTTTVNLDQPTNPVQLPPDHHRVQFDFTALSFNAPSNVQFQYQLQNFDDRWIDGGAQREVTYSRLPPGDYQFAVRACNSDGVWNEAGAKLAFTVVPGILQTTWFRLGAVGLFTTAVVALARYISFRRLRAQVRSLERQTAIDRERTRIARDLHDELGAGLTSVAMLGDMALRHRANENEVRAYAQQITSTSRQIMKSLDETVWAVHPRNDTLEHLLNYLGKYALEFLDSADVRCRMNLVEDAPRVPVTAEVRHNVLLVVKEALNNVVRHSHASEVRIHVGVNGKSSYLSIEDNGCGFNGATEDVLADGLHNMRQRMADIDGRFEINSEKASGTKIFLSFPCRSAN, via the coding sequence ATGCAGGCGCTGTTCACCGTTTCCCAAACGTGCCGACTTCGCACGATCGCACTGTTTGCCTTGCTCATTACGAGCCGCGCCGCCGGAGCACCCACAGATTGGAATGTTCGCGTTTGGCAGCCGAACGACGCTTCGCCAAACTCCAAAATCTCCGGAGTAGTCCAAACCCAGGATGGTTATCTTTGGGTGGGCACTCCTACCGGTCTATCGCGCTTCGACGGCGTGAAATTTGAACAGTGCCCTCTTACCATTCCCTCAGAGAGTGAAAAGGAACGGGTTGCTGCAATCACAAAGACGCATGCCGGCGGCCTGCTTGTAGCGTCTGAGACGGGTCGGATCATTGAAATGGATTTTGGCAGGCCGCCAAAAATCTTAGGGCACTTGCCAAATTTCCAGCCGGAAGATGTGGTGGAAGACGGGCAGCAGGCCATTTGGGTGAGTTCACGCGCCGGGCAGCTAGCGCGAATTTTAGACCAAAAGATCACAGAATTTAGCGCTCAAGACGGGGTACCGAATGGCCGTTCCACTTGCAATTTAATAGTTGATATCAACGGCTCAATTTGGTTTGCCAAGGGAGCCCAGATCGGCATCTTTCGTGATGGTCGTTTTAACGTGCTGGCAAAGTTACCGCAGCAGGCGCAGTTGACCGCTGCGCATCGCGGCGGCGTGTGGATCACCAGCGACTTTGCGCTTTCGCACTGTGACGAGAACGGAGATCTTGAAGATCACGGTTCGTTCAAACCAAAACATGCGATTGGAAATTCGCTGGTAATGTTGGAAGATCACAACGGCGCAGTCTGGATTGGAACTTCGGCTTACGGTTTGTTTCGCTATGACGGAAAGACATTCGAAAATGTGCCAACTTCCTTTCATCGCATGACCAGTTTGACCGAAGACAGCGATGGAAACTTATGGGTTGGAACCCAGGGTGGTGGTCTAAATCGTGTGCAACCAAGGGCCATTATGCTGGAGGGAGGCGAGACCGGTTTAATGTCGCAAACCGTCATGTCGCTTTGCGAAGATACGGAAGGCACGTTCTGGGCCGCCATGCAGGATGGAAGTCTTAAGCGGCGCACGGACGGCCAATGGATTAATGCTTCGCTGCCGAACCCGTGGTCGGATGAAGCAGTAATTAGCGTCGCGTCCGACCGAGACGGCAAAATATGGGTCGGAGGACAGAACGGAAGATTATTCAATTTGCAACACGATCATTGGGCCAGCTATTCCAAATCGGACGGATTGGCAGCGCAAACCATCTCTAAAATGCTGGTGACCAAAAATGGCGATTTATGGATTGTTGCACAAACGCCGGACACATTACAACGCGTACGAGCCGGCAAGTTTCAAACATTCACGTTGCCTGCCCTCGAGTTTCATGTTCGCGCTCTGGCAGAAGACGGCGATGGAAACATTTGGATTGCATCGGAACGCGGCAAGCTTTGGCGAATTACAAACGATAATGTGTTCGACGAAACTAGCCGCTTACCGAAAGGCTTTGTGGGTATTCTATGCCTATATGCCAATAACAATGGAACCATTTGGATCGGTACGGCACAATCAGGACTTTTTCAACTCCAAGATGGAAACGTTAAGCGAATCGACACGCGTCAGGGGCTTTATAGCAATTGCATCGCCCAAATTATTCCGGACGAGCGCGGCTGGGTATGGTTCGGCGCCAGCAACGGCATTTTCAAAGTCCGTGAGCGCGAGTTAGCCGACGTTGCCGATGGAAAACAAACGCGCTTACGCTCTATGCACTATGGCCTGGAAGAAGGATTACCCACGCTACAAACCACCGTCGCGCGCTGCAACGCGGTTCGAGGTCATGACGGTCATTTATGGCTCATCATGGGGCCGGCACTGGTCACGATTTCGCCGGAAAAAGTTCGCGAACAGTTGCAGCCGCCACCGGTGATTTTGGAAAAAGTGTTAGTAGACGACAATCTGGTGGCTTCATATGCCGGCGTCTTTCCATCGACCACCACGGTCAATCTCGATCAGCCAACCAACCCCGTGCAACTTCCGCCGGATCACCATCGGGTGCAATTCGATTTCACGGCCCTAAGCTTCAATGCTCCTTCCAACGTGCAATTTCAATATCAGTTGCAAAACTTTGACGACCGCTGGATCGACGGTGGCGCGCAACGGGAAGTAACGTACTCCCGGTTGCCGCCGGGCGATTATCAATTCGCCGTGCGGGCTTGTAACAGTGACGGCGTGTGGAACGAAGCCGGCGCTAAGTTGGCGTTCACCGTGGTGCCCGGAATTTTACAAACCACTTGGTTTCGATTGGGGGCCGTGGGCTTGTTTACCACGGCAGTGGTGGCGCTGGCGCGTTATATTTCGTTCCGCCGCTTACGCGCGCAGGTTCGAAGCCTCGAACGCCAAACCGCAATTGATCGGGAACGCACCCGCATCGCGCGCGATTTGCACGACGAACTCGGCGCCGGATTAACCAGTGTCGCCATGCTGGGTGATATGGCGCTGCGTCATCGCGCCAACGAAAATGAAGTTCGCGCTTATGCGCAGCAAATTACCTCCACCTCCCGGCAAATCATGAAGTCGTTGGACGAAACGGTGTGGGCCGTCCATCCGCGCAATGATACGCTGGAACACTTGCTAAATTACCTGGGCAAATATGCTCTGGAATTTTTGGATTCGGCCGATGTTCGGTGCCGGATGAACTTGGTTGAGGATGCCCCCCGGGTACCCGTCACCGCGGAAGTTCGGCATAACGTGTTGCTAGTGGTGAAAGAAGCGCTGAACAATGTCGTGCGGCATTCGCACGCCAGCGAAGTGCGAATTCATGTGGGCGTCAATGGAAAATCTTCGTATTTATCCATCGAGGACAACGGCTGTGGGTTCAACGGCGCAACCGAAGATGTGCTGGCCGACGGACTCCACAACATGCGGCAACGAATGGCAGATATCGACGGCCGCTTTGAAATTAACAGCGAAAAAGCCAGCGGCACGAAAATTTTCCTCAGTTTCCCTTGCCGCTCGGCAAATTAG
- a CDS encoding response regulator transcription factor has protein sequence MTITVSIVEDHESTRKSLRALLAESGLKLLASYPTAEEALVGIPKNPPQVALVDINLPGMDGIECVRRLKANLPDLEVLMLTTYDETDLIFNSLRAGANGYVLKSAPAAELMHAIEQIHSGGSPMSMPIARKVVGYFSQIRKKNPEVEKLSKREYEVLSLLAEGYRYKEICAALNISMSTVRTHIRRMYQALQVESRTEATVKFLQRL, from the coding sequence ATGACCATTACGGTATCCATTGTCGAAGATCACGAATCTACCCGCAAAAGTTTACGGGCTCTGCTTGCCGAATCGGGTTTGAAACTTTTGGCGAGCTATCCGACCGCGGAAGAAGCGCTAGTGGGCATTCCGAAAAACCCACCTCAAGTGGCGCTGGTCGATATTAACCTTCCTGGCATGGATGGCATTGAATGTGTCCGTCGCTTAAAGGCCAATTTGCCGGATTTGGAAGTGCTGATGCTTACCACTTATGACGAAACCGATTTAATCTTCAATTCGTTGCGCGCCGGCGCAAACGGCTATGTGCTGAAAAGTGCTCCTGCTGCTGAATTAATGCATGCCATCGAGCAAATTCACAGCGGTGGTTCTCCCATGTCTATGCCGATCGCGCGGAAAGTGGTTGGTTATTTTAGCCAGATTCGCAAGAAAAACCCCGAAGTGGAGAAGCTCAGCAAGCGGGAATATGAGGTGCTGTCGCTGCTTGCCGAAGGATATCGCTATAAGGAAATATGCGCAGCACTAAATATCAGCATGAGCACGGTGCGCACCCATATTCGCCGCATGTATCAGGCTTTGCAGGTCGAATCACGCACGGAAGCAACCGTGAAGTTCTTACAGCGGTTATAG
- a CDS encoding glycosyltransferase family 39 protein — translation MALRDIDAQLPIAAAVEKDPAIRWVWIILLVHLAAWTIVPTLANRNLTFDSIEMWFWGQNSQLGYSKHPPLPAWCAHALTSVFGKQEIVLYFGGQCAVVLAMWGVWKLARHWLSSSLALLSLLLLESCYFFNWKTVQFNNNTLNLPWWALSALMFHAALMQNRRRDWVATGVFLALGMYTKYDIAFLGLSMVALLVVHPGARPLWRTAGPYLTASTTLILIAPHLIWTVSSHFPTIQYAMNRSQHAGGFLDHIVNPLTFLLSQTAAVAPAALLLWPALGQKWKLRDWNSDQSYVRSFALFIGMGPFGLYLLLSAITGAKLSPGWGAPLWMFWPLLLLTCFEFSNDPIKLRWVLYRATMVATLFPIAFVAERFISPYVLQNWSHAAFPGQELGAAVQQAWHGEYATTLPWVGGDWWLAGNASFYSEDTPCIYGDLDRRVSPWASDEKLRTAGGVLVWSEDSKHPGPPADWQQRFPEMHSLGVIEIPYHTSAKVSPARFGMARVPPANQVELANKLDQPLRR, via the coding sequence ATGGCGTTGAGAGATATTGATGCGCAGTTGCCGATCGCCGCGGCAGTAGAAAAAGATCCGGCAATTCGATGGGTTTGGATCATTCTTTTAGTCCATTTGGCAGCCTGGACGATCGTCCCCACTTTGGCCAATCGCAACTTGACATTCGATTCAATCGAAATGTGGTTTTGGGGACAAAATAGCCAACTCGGCTATTCCAAGCATCCACCACTTCCCGCTTGGTGCGCCCACGCGCTCACGAGTGTATTTGGAAAGCAGGAAATTGTCCTGTATTTTGGAGGACAATGTGCTGTAGTGCTGGCGATGTGGGGAGTTTGGAAACTAGCGCGACATTGGTTGTCGTCATCATTGGCATTGTTGTCGCTTTTACTGCTGGAATCGTGCTACTTTTTCAACTGGAAAACGGTTCAATTCAACAACAACACGCTAAATCTGCCTTGGTGGGCTCTATCAGCACTTATGTTCCACGCTGCATTAATGCAGAACCGGCGCAGAGATTGGGTTGCCACCGGCGTGTTCTTGGCGCTGGGCATGTATACGAAGTATGACATTGCTTTCTTAGGATTGTCGATGGTGGCCTTGTTGGTTGTCCATCCTGGGGCTCGACCATTATGGCGCACCGCCGGACCGTATCTGACTGCATCGACAACATTGATTCTGATCGCGCCCCATTTAATTTGGACGGTGTCATCGCATTTTCCCACCATTCAATATGCGATGAACCGTTCGCAGCATGCTGGAGGATTTTTAGACCATATAGTTAATCCGCTGACATTCCTCCTCTCACAAACAGCAGCGGTTGCGCCCGCGGCACTATTGTTATGGCCAGCGCTAGGGCAAAAATGGAAATTGCGCGACTGGAATTCTGATCAGTCTTATGTCCGCTCTTTTGCACTGTTCATTGGGATGGGCCCCTTCGGTTTATATTTGCTGTTGTCTGCAATCACAGGGGCGAAGTTGTCTCCAGGCTGGGGCGCGCCGTTATGGATGTTTTGGCCTCTGTTGTTGTTAACCTGCTTCGAATTCAGCAACGACCCTATTAAACTGCGCTGGGTACTATACCGGGCCACAATGGTGGCAACGTTGTTTCCAATTGCCTTCGTTGCCGAGCGGTTCATTTCACCCTATGTGTTGCAAAACTGGTCTCATGCCGCATTTCCTGGACAAGAACTGGGGGCTGCCGTGCAGCAAGCTTGGCACGGAGAATACGCCACTACCTTACCGTGGGTTGGGGGTGATTGGTGGCTGGCTGGAAATGCATCTTTTTATTCAGAGGATACCCCGTGCATATATGGCGATTTGGATCGCCGAGTTAGTCCTTGGGCAAGTGACGAAAAACTTCGGACTGCAGGTGGAGTACTCGTGTGGTCTGAAGATTCCAAGCATCCTGGTCCACCTGCCGACTGGCAGCAGCGTTTTCCGGAAATGCATTCATTGGGCGTGATCGAAATACCATATCACACCTCAGCCAAGGTCTCGCCAGCGCGCTTTGGCATGGCACGAGTGCCGCCAGCAAATCAAGTAGAACTGGCGAACAAGCTTGATCAACCATTGCGCCGGTAG
- the rho gene encoding transcription termination factor Rho, with the protein MGKKRNKGGRGRGRGYYGGGGGGGRGGNMNGRPGGYGGGGYRRYGNDPGPRAPLPEIEFPEGSDTTPPEPGAGVLELHPNGYGFLRSIANNLSRERTDPFVPGTMIEKFRLREGVLVNGMVQHSRRQQGPRLKEILDVDGMKPEDYPNVKDFDQLTPINPESWLQLETGQQPITTRVIDLLTPIGKGQRALIVAPPRTGKTILLQQISQAISQNYPDMKLVMLLIDERPEEVTDMRRSVNGDVIASSLDRDVESHVRLAQIAVERCKRLAEMGKDVFLLMDSITRMARAFNKVTRGDRTATGGLDIRALDIPKKLFATARLFEEGGSLTIAATALIDTGSRMDEAIFQEFKGTGNMELVLDRKLADRRVWPALDITQSGTRREEKLLDAETLHAVTMLRRTLANMHHVDAMEQLTTKLAKFKTNREFISLIAGAKAGVD; encoded by the coding sequence ATGGGAAAGAAGCGTAATAAGGGTGGTCGTGGGCGAGGCCGAGGTTACTACGGGGGCGGGGGCGGTGGTGGTCGTGGCGGAAACATGAACGGACGCCCAGGGGGATATGGAGGCGGTGGCTACCGTCGCTACGGCAATGATCCTGGCCCTCGTGCGCCATTGCCTGAAATTGAATTTCCCGAAGGTTCCGATACTACACCGCCTGAACCGGGCGCTGGCGTTCTTGAGCTGCATCCCAATGGTTATGGATTCTTACGCAGCATCGCCAATAATCTATCTCGGGAACGTACGGATCCGTTCGTTCCAGGCACTATGATCGAGAAATTCCGCCTCCGCGAGGGAGTGTTGGTGAACGGGATGGTGCAACACAGCCGCCGCCAACAGGGTCCGCGGCTGAAGGAAATCCTTGATGTCGACGGAATGAAACCGGAAGATTATCCGAACGTTAAGGACTTTGACCAACTTACGCCCATCAATCCAGAGAGCTGGTTGCAATTGGAAACCGGTCAGCAGCCGATTACGACTCGCGTAATTGATTTGCTGACGCCGATTGGAAAAGGTCAGCGAGCTCTGATAGTCGCACCACCACGCACTGGAAAAACCATTCTGCTGCAGCAAATAAGTCAGGCGATTTCGCAAAACTATCCGGACATGAAATTGGTGATGCTACTCATCGACGAGCGGCCGGAGGAAGTCACTGACATGCGGCGCAGTGTGAATGGCGATGTGATTGCTAGTAGCCTCGATCGCGATGTCGAAAGCCATGTTCGCTTGGCACAAATTGCCGTTGAACGTTGCAAACGGCTGGCTGAGATGGGTAAAGATGTGTTCTTGTTGATGGATTCTATTACCCGCATGGCCCGAGCGTTTAACAAAGTGACTCGCGGCGATCGTACCGCCACAGGCGGGTTAGATATTCGCGCCCTCGATATTCCCAAAAAATTATTTGCCACTGCTCGGTTGTTCGAGGAAGGGGGCTCGCTCACGATTGCGGCGACAGCACTGATCGACACCGGTAGCCGCATGGACGAAGCGATTTTTCAGGAATTCAAAGGTACCGGCAACATGGAATTGGTGCTCGACCGTAAGCTCGCCGACCGTCGCGTTTGGCCGGCTTTGGACATTACTCAATCGGGTACCCGCCGCGAAGAAAAGCTGCTTGACGCGGAAACGTTGCATGCCGTCACCATGTTACGGCGCACACTGGCTAACATGCATCATGTCGATGCCATGGAACAGCTCACAACTAAGTTGGCAAAGTTCAAAACGAATCGTGAGTTCATTAGTCTGATTGCCGGCGCCAAAGCGGGTGTGGATTAA
- a CDS encoding tetratricopeptide repeat protein, whose translation MKAEHRVSCMATGMMMKLDWRHWSAVVTATVIGSFLTGVMGFSSAAAAPADQPSSLAPAREQPVTPNAPPADTGTRPLAGPPNPFSETAPSLTAPQAQGTPGPGRSSLAQPAPLQGPLGAPENNTSQPPSSGPPNPFGAPTPQATTPSAPAAAEGAGRSSLTQPAPLQGPSGTPGNTEPAKPESQGRMPGANPFETAPSTETKAEQPNTTPSTPSTSAAPSTPSKEQHAETPSPSTEPSSEETYTPAQQAVKAGITLLQQEKYDEALQHFDEAIKLDASEGAAYFYKGVAYRMLNRFDDAIDAFTTAIDLTTDDLDAQAENYLRRGIVWLYKGEYGIAWQDFDQAAVFAHDEDPRPDFWKGLALARQGKWLEAANSYAIALEHDDHYAPAFVNLGLTYLALNEPKKSIYCFDQAVRLDSHNAANYFKRGIAQVRADRPQDAVDSYTQAIRLNPNYAEAYLNRSVANGYLGNQEQADKDRAAAIKINPDIEKQLTSTG comes from the coding sequence ATGAAGGCCGAACATCGGGTTTCCTGTATGGCAACGGGGATGATGATGAAACTTGATTGGCGGCATTGGTCGGCGGTGGTCACCGCAACGGTAATTGGATCTTTTTTGACAGGCGTAATGGGATTCTCGTCCGCTGCTGCAGCTCCGGCCGATCAACCCTCCAGCTTGGCTCCGGCGCGCGAGCAACCTGTTACTCCCAATGCCCCGCCGGCCGATACAGGCACGCGGCCACTTGCCGGGCCGCCGAATCCGTTCAGCGAAACAGCCCCGTCGCTCACCGCCCCGCAAGCACAAGGTACACCGGGTCCAGGCCGATCTTCGTTGGCGCAACCTGCTCCACTGCAGGGTCCCCTGGGCGCACCAGAAAATAATACTTCTCAGCCGCCTTCCTCCGGTCCACCAAATCCGTTTGGAGCTCCCACGCCTCAGGCAACAACTCCGTCTGCTCCGGCCGCCGCAGAAGGCGCTGGCCGATCATCTCTAACTCAACCGGCTCCATTGCAAGGTCCCTCGGGTACTCCGGGCAATACCGAGCCGGCAAAACCGGAATCGCAGGGTCGCATGCCCGGTGCCAATCCGTTTGAAACCGCGCCTTCTACGGAAACAAAGGCGGAACAACCCAACACGACGCCGTCAACTCCCTCAACGTCTGCAGCGCCCTCAACACCGTCCAAGGAACAACATGCGGAAACTCCGTCACCCTCGACCGAACCGTCTTCAGAAGAGACTTACACGCCAGCTCAACAAGCCGTCAAAGCCGGCATCACTTTGCTGCAACAAGAAAAGTATGACGAGGCACTACAACATTTCGATGAAGCAATAAAATTGGATGCCAGCGAAGGCGCCGCGTATTTCTACAAGGGAGTAGCCTATCGGATGTTGAATCGGTTTGATGACGCTATCGATGCCTTTACGACAGCCATTGATCTCACCACCGATGATTTGGATGCTCAAGCGGAAAACTATCTACGTCGCGGCATCGTTTGGCTGTATAAGGGAGAATACGGAATTGCTTGGCAAGATTTTGACCAGGCTGCAGTGTTTGCTCACGACGAAGATCCCCGTCCTGACTTCTGGAAAGGATTGGCGCTGGCCCGACAAGGTAAATGGCTGGAAGCGGCAAACTCATACGCGATTGCCCTCGAGCACGACGACCATTACGCACCAGCATTTGTTAACCTTGGCCTAACATATCTTGCCCTGAACGAACCAAAAAAATCCATCTACTGCTTCGATCAAGCGGTGCGATTAGATTCGCACAATGCTGCGAATTATTTCAAGCGCGGCATTGCGCAAGTACGTGCGGATCGGCCGCAAGATGCAGTTGATTCATATACTCAAGCAATTCGCCTGAATCCCAATTATGCCGAAGCATACTTAAATCGCAGTGTGGCTAATGGCTATTTGGGCAACCAAGAACAAGCAGACAAAGATCGAGCCGCGGCTATCAAAATCAACCCGGATATCGAAAAGCAATTGACAAGTACGGGTTAG
- a CDS encoding tetratricopeptide repeat protein, translating into MGDPTIRRPILAELYEQFLADRDQAAFIHRVAERYHGATLERLVLHSSRWVRRGAVLALGAIADFSSNTVLGHALVDPDRGVRILAETAIRAVWCRDGSWNQQQELARVIGLNAAEKHDAARTAASRLIEDNPRLAESWNQRAIANFAIERFLESVSDCRRTLDLNPFHFGAAAGLGQCHMQLGDHQNALDTFRHALKINPSMEGVRVNVTYLQKLLGKKL; encoded by the coding sequence ATGGGCGATCCAACCATCCGCCGACCGATTTTAGCCGAGCTTTACGAGCAGTTTCTTGCCGACCGCGATCAAGCGGCCTTTATTCACCGCGTGGCCGAACGCTATCACGGTGCTACACTAGAACGCTTGGTTTTGCATTCATCACGCTGGGTTAGGAGAGGCGCGGTCTTAGCCTTGGGGGCAATCGCCGACTTCTCCTCCAATACGGTTTTAGGGCACGCTTTGGTAGATCCTGATCGAGGTGTCAGAATTCTGGCAGAAACTGCCATTCGAGCTGTTTGGTGCCGTGATGGGTCTTGGAATCAACAACAGGAATTAGCCCGAGTCATTGGACTCAACGCTGCGGAAAAGCATGATGCAGCTCGAACTGCCGCCAGCCGACTAATTGAAGATAATCCCAGGCTGGCCGAGTCCTGGAATCAACGGGCGATTGCCAATTTTGCAATCGAAAGGTTTTTAGAATCGGTTTCCGATTGCCGCCGCACGCTGGATCTTAATCCATTCCATTTTGGCGCTGCAGCCGGCTTAGGACAGTGCCACATGCAGTTGGGTGATCATCAGAATGCGCTCGATACTTTTCGGCACGCACTGAAAATTAATCCATCTATGGAAGGTGTGCGCGTCAACGTAACGTATTTGCAAAAACTTCTGGGGAAGAAACTGTAA
- a CDS encoding glycerol-3-phosphate dehydrogenase/oxidase, translating into MPNPVLILGAGINGAALARELALNGVDVVLVDIHDIAAGATSYSSRLIHGGLRYLEYGDFALVRESLGERTRLLRLAPQFVRPLRLFIPVQNRFGGFISAARKFLGLKGRLHSGNAQHRGLWTVRFGLWLYDRYARDPTLPKHKTHRANSPAVVPVDQATFGWVCSFSDAQVVFPERFTLALLNDARNIAAQAATKFRVLTYHEATLADHTATIRRKDSLQIVEQFQPSAIVNATGAWVDHTLQSLKVPSKLLMGGTKGSHFVTGNPRLQQLLGGRAVYTEAGDGRPIFILPFDLPFLNGTLVGTTDEPFQGDPATAIATQPELEYLVAAVNEVFPQVHLSLDDIDLHYAGIRPLPFSDASTPGAISRRHWMEPNPNCEVPLYSIIGGKLTTCRSLAEEAAGEILKRLGMSHLANSSERPIVESEPLFAVRRPGDVSGSNRPPENNIPLLHGTQIPLDVVRKVIREEWVTTLDDLVERRLMLLYHPQLSRECLNQLADLLIEAELLTVAEKADVGARIAERLLSHFGKRVLP; encoded by the coding sequence ATGCCCAATCCTGTACTTATTCTCGGCGCTGGCATCAATGGGGCAGCCCTGGCACGCGAATTGGCGCTGAATGGCGTTGATGTAGTACTCGTCGACATTCATGACATTGCGGCAGGGGCAACGTCTTATTCGTCACGGTTAATTCATGGCGGTCTACGATACTTAGAATATGGTGATTTCGCTTTGGTCCGCGAATCGCTTGGCGAACGCACACGGTTGCTCCGGTTGGCGCCGCAGTTTGTGCGGCCGTTGCGGTTGTTCATTCCAGTACAGAATCGATTCGGCGGGTTCATTTCTGCGGCTCGAAAGTTTCTCGGTTTGAAAGGCCGTTTGCATTCCGGAAATGCGCAGCATCGCGGATTGTGGACCGTACGCTTCGGCTTGTGGCTGTACGATCGTTACGCCCGCGATCCAACTTTGCCGAAGCACAAAACGCATCGAGCTAACTCCCCGGCGGTTGTTCCGGTCGATCAGGCAACCTTTGGCTGGGTATGTTCATTTTCCGATGCACAAGTAGTTTTCCCAGAGCGATTCACCCTGGCGCTTTTGAACGATGCGCGGAACATCGCCGCACAAGCGGCAACTAAGTTTCGCGTATTGACGTATCATGAGGCCACATTGGCCGACCATACAGCGACGATCCGTCGGAAAGATTCCTTGCAAATCGTGGAACAATTTCAGCCATCGGCAATTGTCAACGCTACCGGAGCGTGGGTCGATCACACGCTCCAATCGCTGAAAGTTCCCTCCAAGCTATTGATGGGCGGCACCAAGGGAAGCCACTTTGTCACCGGCAACCCTCGTTTGCAACAATTACTCGGCGGCCGCGCCGTGTATACCGAAGCGGGCGATGGCCGCCCCATTTTTATCCTCCCGTTTGATTTGCCGTTTTTGAATGGCACGCTTGTGGGCACTACGGACGAACCCTTTCAAGGCGATCCCGCCACCGCGATTGCCACCCAGCCGGAACTGGAATACCTGGTGGCGGCCGTTAACGAAGTATTTCCTCAAGTGCATTTGTCCCTCGACGACATTGATTTACATTATGCCGGCATCCGGCCATTGCCTTTCTCCGACGCATCCACACCCGGGGCCATCTCGCGGCGCCACTGGATGGAACCAAACCCGAATTGCGAAGTGCCACTATATTCCATCATCGGTGGCAAACTTACCACGTGCCGTTCGCTGGCGGAGGAAGCTGCCGGGGAAATTCTCAAGCGATTGGGAATGTCGCACCTGGCTAATTCCAGCGAGCGACCCATTGTAGAAAGCGAGCCTCTCTTCGCCGTAAGGCGCCCCGGCGACGTTTCCGGGTCGAATCGTCCCCCCGAGAACAACATTCCGTTGCTGCACGGAACCCAAATTCCGCTGGACGTTGTCCGAAAAGTCATCCGCGAGGAATGGGTAACGACTTTGGATGACTTGGTTGAACGACGATTGATGCTGTTGTACCATCCGCAATTATCGCGGGAGTGCCTGAACCAACTGGCCGATTTGCTCATCGAAGCAGAGTTGCTCACCGTGGCTGAAAAAGCGGATGTCGGCGCCCGCATTGCGGAACGACTTTTATCACATTTCGGTAAACGAGTGCTGCCGTGA